A single window of Sphingobium sp. SCG-1 DNA harbors:
- a CDS encoding amidohydrolase produces MRINTAVLAAIPLLFVAPAFGQDIASTIKADTPAMMTLYRDLHSNPELSGQEVKTAAKLAGQVKALGFTVTEKVGGTGVVAVMKNGNGPVLLIRADMDGLPVVEQTGLPFASKVRASTEGGIESGVMHACGHDTHMTAWLEAAKLLSARKSEWSGTLVMILQPAEETGRGARMMLEDGLFRRFPKPTHAIAFHDAANFEAGRIAWTPGFALANVDSIDIIVKGVGGHGAYPQTTRDPIVLGSKIVMALQTLVSRERDPQDPAVVTVGSFRAGAKHNIIPDEATLLLTVRSYSDQTRAQLIDGIKRIARGEAIASGVPEDRMPVVTVKDEFTPATYNPPEFAQEMAKLFTMHFGVQRVLQAPAVMGGEDFGRYYREDKSIKSFIFWVGGVPAPLMAKAAKGEASLPSLHSAFWAPDAEKVVTTASEALTIAALNILKK; encoded by the coding sequence ATGCGCATCAACACGGCCGTTCTGGCCGCAATACCGCTTTTGTTTGTTGCGCCCGCTTTCGGGCAGGACATCGCCTCCACGATCAAGGCCGACACGCCGGCGATGATGACGCTATATCGCGATCTCCACAGCAACCCGGAATTAAGCGGTCAGGAAGTAAAGACAGCCGCTAAACTCGCCGGGCAGGTAAAGGCTCTGGGCTTTACCGTGACGGAGAAGGTGGGCGGCACTGGAGTTGTAGCCGTCATGAAAAATGGCAATGGCCCGGTCCTGCTGATTCGCGCTGACATGGACGGCCTGCCGGTAGTCGAGCAAACCGGGTTGCCCTTTGCGTCCAAGGTTCGCGCTTCGACGGAGGGCGGCATAGAGAGCGGCGTCATGCATGCCTGCGGTCATGACACGCACATGACCGCTTGGCTGGAAGCCGCCAAGCTGCTGTCCGCTCGTAAGTCCGAATGGTCGGGTACGCTCGTCATGATCCTGCAACCTGCGGAGGAAACCGGCAGGGGTGCGCGGATGATGCTGGAGGATGGTCTCTTCAGGCGTTTCCCCAAGCCCACACATGCGATCGCCTTTCACGACGCCGCTAATTTCGAAGCGGGCAGGATCGCCTGGACGCCAGGATTTGCGCTGGCCAATGTGGATAGCATCGACATCATCGTGAAGGGCGTAGGCGGTCACGGCGCCTATCCGCAGACAACTCGCGATCCCATAGTGTTAGGTTCAAAGATCGTGATGGCGCTTCAGACGCTCGTAAGCCGGGAGCGTGATCCGCAAGACCCTGCGGTGGTGACGGTCGGCAGCTTCCGCGCAGGTGCGAAGCACAACATCATTCCGGACGAAGCGACGCTGTTGCTTACCGTCCGCAGCTATTCTGACCAGACACGTGCGCAGTTGATCGACGGCATCAAGCGGATCGCCCGTGGGGAAGCGATTGCATCGGGCGTGCCGGAGGATCGGATGCCGGTTGTCACCGTGAAGGACGAGTTCACGCCCGCCACCTACAACCCGCCCGAGTTCGCACAGGAAATGGCAAAGTTGTTCACTATGCATTTTGGCGTGCAGCGCGTGCTGCAGGCTCCCGCCGTCATGGGTGGAGAGGATTTCGGCCGATATTACCGCGAAGACAAATCGATCAAGAGCTTCATCTTCTGGGTAGGAGGCGTGCCTGCGCCGTTGATGGCCAAGGCGGCGAAGGGGGAAGCCTCGCTTCCATCGTTACACAGTGCGTTCTGGGCGCCAGACGCGGAAAAGGTCGTGACCACGGCGTCGGAGGCTTTGACCATCGCAGCGCTGAATATCCTGAAGAAGTAG
- the prsK gene encoding XrtA/PEP-CTERM system histidine kinase PrsK has protein sequence MAMLYQFMGDGGHALAAAMFAALTIYILRSHAATLERNLLCAAIFMTAFWALHTAFGGVTEPLSGISESVRNAAWLLFMFVMLRRGEGRLSDHPASITVIYAILGCVLLLQMTAEFAPREYLASSFEALVMASLMLHMVFAVGALVLVHNLYTISAPEGRARIALIMAGLAAMWTYDLNLYTLTAITQGSFAELYAMRGLFMTMVAMVMGLGLRGGGEWRLRVSRTVAFRSFSLVAVGVYLSLLGFVVAAIEWIFGPQAHLIETGILFAALVTSLVLLPAHRVRARVHVLISKHFFQHRYDYRVEWTRFIDTIGASGAPLHERVVKAVADITESSSGLLLLRDDNGGLSVECLWNWPEMACAYEALSPHDAAALEHSGWIVDIDAARIGGSPLKVAPWMLADHGAWALVPLIHFNRLAGAILLGRPLVDRRLDWEDFDMLRAAGRQVASYISEAQGQQALEDARRFDEFNRRFAFIMHDVKNLVSQLSLLSRNAERHAENPAFRADMLLTLKDSVGKMNDLLARLSQHNKGRQEEPTAIDIAPIARAVAATRARQHPVEIMGTSPDALADPQRVEQILLHLIQNAIDASPANVPVIVHLGERDGGVTVRIADKGCGMTADFVRRDLFKPFASSKAGGFGIGAFEARELAHSMGGRIDVESRLGEGSSFTLTLPRAPQRHALQERAA, from the coding sequence GTGGCGATGCTCTACCAGTTCATGGGAGATGGTGGCCACGCGCTTGCGGCGGCGATGTTCGCGGCGCTCACCATCTATATCCTCCGCAGTCATGCGGCTACGCTGGAGCGTAACCTCCTGTGCGCCGCGATATTCATGACGGCGTTCTGGGCACTGCATACGGCTTTCGGCGGTGTTACCGAACCTTTGTCCGGCATCTCCGAAAGCGTCCGCAACGCCGCATGGCTCCTGTTCATGTTCGTGATGCTGCGGCGGGGGGAGGGGCGGCTTTCGGATCATCCGGCGTCCATCACGGTCATTTACGCGATCCTTGGATGTGTGCTCCTGCTTCAGATGACGGCAGAATTTGCGCCGCGCGAATATCTCGCCTCCTCCTTCGAAGCGTTGGTGATGGCGAGCCTGATGCTGCACATGGTGTTCGCCGTGGGCGCGCTGGTGCTGGTCCATAATCTTTACACTATCTCTGCCCCCGAAGGGCGCGCCCGCATCGCGCTTATCATGGCCGGGCTGGCGGCGATGTGGACCTATGACCTCAATCTTTACACGCTGACCGCGATCACGCAGGGCAGTTTCGCCGAACTCTACGCCATGCGTGGGCTGTTCATGACGATGGTCGCGATGGTGATGGGCCTTGGGCTGCGCGGCGGTGGAGAGTGGCGGCTGCGCGTTTCCCGTACAGTGGCGTTCCGTTCGTTCTCCCTCGTGGCGGTCGGCGTATACCTCAGCCTGCTGGGATTTGTCGTGGCGGCGATCGAGTGGATATTCGGCCCGCAGGCGCACCTGATCGAGACGGGCATATTGTTTGCCGCGCTCGTCACATCGCTCGTATTGCTGCCTGCGCATCGTGTCAGGGCGCGGGTGCATGTGCTGATCTCCAAGCATTTCTTTCAGCATCGCTATGACTATCGCGTCGAGTGGACGCGCTTTATCGATACGATCGGCGCATCCGGCGCGCCCCTGCACGAGCGCGTTGTCAAGGCAGTTGCCGACATCACTGAGTCCTCCTCGGGACTTCTCCTCCTGCGCGACGACAATGGCGGCCTGTCAGTCGAATGCCTCTGGAATTGGCCCGAGATGGCCTGTGCTTACGAGGCGCTCAGTCCGCATGATGCCGCAGCGCTGGAGCATAGCGGGTGGATCGTTGACATCGATGCGGCACGTATCGGCGGGAGTCCGCTTAAGGTCGCACCATGGATGCTCGCGGATCACGGCGCGTGGGCGCTGGTGCCACTCATTCACTTCAATCGCTTGGCTGGAGCCATATTGCTGGGCCGCCCGCTCGTGGATCGCCGCCTCGACTGGGAGGATTTCGACATGCTCCGCGCTGCCGGACGGCAGGTCGCGAGCTACATCAGCGAGGCGCAGGGGCAACAGGCGCTGGAGGACGCGCGCCGCTTCGACGAATTCAACCGGCGCTTCGCGTTCATCATGCATGACGTCAAAAATTTGGTGAGCCAGCTATCGCTCTTGTCCCGCAATGCAGAGCGCCATGCGGAAAACCCGGCTTTTCGCGCCGACATGCTGCTCACCCTGAAGGACTCGGTTGGCAAGATGAACGATCTGCTCGCGCGTCTTTCGCAGCACAACAAAGGGCGGCAGGAAGAACCGACAGCGATCGACATAGCACCCATTGCTCGCGCCGTCGCGGCGACGCGCGCGCGGCAGCACCCGGTGGAAATCATGGGAACGTCGCCGGACGCGCTGGCGGACCCGCAACGCGTCGAGCAGATACTCCTACACCTCATCCAGAACGCCATCGACGCCAGTCCTGCCAACGTGCCCGTGATCGTCCATCTGGGGGAACGCGACGGCGGTGTCACCGTGCGTATCGCTGACAAGGGCTGCGGCATGACCGCCGACTTCGTGCGCCGCGACCTGTTCAAGCCCTTCGCCTCCAGCAAGGCGGGCGGCTTCGGCATCGGCGCGTTCGAAGCGCGCGAGCTTGCGCACAGTATGGGCGGACGCATCGACGTGGAAAGCCGCCTTGGCGAAGGCAGCAGCTTCACACTCACGCTGCCGCGTGCGCCGCAGCGACATGCACTACAGGAAAGGGCAGCTTGA
- the otsB gene encoding trehalose-phosphatase, translated as MAEIERPLTPPPMTLLDGATLFLDFDGTLVPLTDEPDSVVVDNELRVLLADLAEALSGRLAIVSGRSVETLRDRFGLGGFILSGSHGLEFAHPGEPTRAPTRQHEVDIAEAELEAFIADKPGLRVERKTLSVGLHFRKAPGFADACRTIAEALAQETGLYLQAGKMVYELRPGGADKGTAIRLLMQELPLSTGLPLFFGDDVTDEDGFAAAAGLGGNGVLVGPDRRTDAQWHLEHVDAVRHYLSTSVAHLCGKVALTSS; from the coding sequence ATGGCCGAAATCGAGAGACCTTTGACCCCGCCCCCGATGACGTTGCTGGACGGAGCGACGCTCTTTTTGGATTTTGACGGCACATTGGTGCCGCTTACCGATGAACCTGACAGCGTAGTGGTAGATAACGAGCTGCGGGTTTTACTCGCAGATTTGGCGGAGGCGCTGTCCGGTCGGCTCGCCATTGTCAGCGGGCGGTCGGTGGAGACGCTTCGTGATCGGTTTGGGCTTGGCGGCTTCATCCTTTCGGGCAGTCACGGGCTGGAGTTCGCGCACCCCGGTGAACCCACACGAGCACCAACTCGCCAGCATGAAGTCGACATTGCCGAAGCGGAACTGGAGGCCTTCATTGCCGACAAACCCGGCCTGCGTGTCGAGCGCAAGACGCTGAGCGTCGGGCTTCATTTCCGTAAGGCGCCAGGCTTCGCAGACGCGTGCAGAACGATCGCAGAGGCTCTGGCGCAAGAGACCGGGCTGTATCTTCAGGCTGGCAAAATGGTTTACGAATTGCGGCCCGGTGGAGCGGACAAGGGAACAGCGATCCGGTTGCTTATGCAAGAACTCCCGCTCTCAACAGGCTTGCCTTTGTTTTTCGGCGACGACGTTACTGACGAAGATGGCTTTGCCGCTGCGGCAGGGCTGGGCGGTAATGGTGTCTTAGTTGGGCCGGATCGCAGAACCGATGCGCAATGGCATCTGGAACATGTCGATGCCGTCCGGCATTACCTATCGACAAGTGTCGCACACCTTTGCGGGAAGGTTGCTCTTACGTCCTCTTGA
- a CDS encoding tetratricopeptide repeat protein, whose translation MKRRWIVSAGAALLGAVALIAPIQTLLAGNSDDARAMVQRGIAALAKGNPRTARVELMNAIRADPDWADARVAQARVLLALGDGAGAKGELDRARTLGAPPRNTRHLMAHALLLSGEPEAALKEAQANDVIPQQAAYAARIAACAFQALSQIPQAAAAFDKSIALDSNDADTWIDLGRFHLSTGDRAAALVASDRAMALAPRRPAALTLRAELIRDQYGAKASLPWFEQALASDAHYLPALVEYAATLADMGQAQRMLSLTRRILALDPNNPRAYFMQSVLAARAGNMDLARQMLEKVGNRLDDQPATLLLRGVLHLDSGNARLAADQLASLVQWQPFNFQARLLYARALFQAGEFGEADATVTPLASRADADSYTLLLAGRVHEALGDAGAAQSLRARASRPDLGSSALLPLDPDLPSLAVAANADMRVAPTNISYVRVLLAQGDASVALSRATILRDANRGAPEAYVAVGDAQAEAGRWDQAARSYAAAANLSYSEGIALRLAAAWNRAGQTAQAEEALALYLEQNPDSIAANRLAATAWMRAGDWKRAAAALESVRAKLGNNDAYLLTDLAWAYLGLGDARQASVYAAHAYRMFPSSPVTSDAYGWMLFKARGRNQASLDLLEKAVALSPGNTVVRGHLATINAATRRKS comes from the coding sequence ATGAAGCGGCGCTGGATTGTTTCGGCGGGTGCAGCGTTGCTCGGGGCCGTCGCCCTTATTGCGCCAATCCAGACGCTGCTCGCCGGGAACAGCGACGATGCGCGCGCCATGGTCCAGCGTGGGATCGCGGCTCTTGCGAAGGGCAATCCGCGCACCGCGCGCGTCGAACTGATGAACGCCATCCGCGCCGATCCCGACTGGGCCGACGCGCGCGTCGCACAGGCGCGCGTGCTGCTGGCGCTGGGCGATGGCGCGGGCGCAAAGGGTGAACTCGACCGCGCCAGAACATTGGGCGCGCCGCCGCGCAATACGCGGCACCTGATGGCTCATGCCTTACTGTTGAGCGGCGAACCGGAAGCTGCCCTGAAGGAAGCGCAGGCAAACGACGTCATTCCGCAGCAGGCCGCCTATGCTGCGCGCATCGCCGCCTGTGCGTTCCAGGCGCTCAGCCAAATCCCGCAAGCCGCCGCCGCGTTCGACAAGTCGATCGCTCTTGATTCCAACGACGCCGACACATGGATCGACCTTGGCCGCTTTCATTTGAGCACCGGAGATCGTGCGGCGGCGCTCGTCGCCAGCGATCGTGCCATGGCGCTTGCTCCACGGCGGCCTGCGGCCCTAACCCTGCGTGCGGAACTGATCCGCGATCAATATGGAGCGAAGGCTTCGCTTCCCTGGTTCGAACAGGCGCTGGCATCGGACGCCCACTATCTGCCTGCGCTGGTCGAATATGCCGCAACGCTGGCCGACATGGGTCAAGCGCAGCGGATGCTCTCCCTGACGCGCCGTATACTCGCACTCGACCCGAACAATCCTCGCGCTTATTTCATGCAGTCCGTGCTGGCTGCGCGCGCGGGGAATATGGACCTTGCGCGACAGATGTTGGAGAAGGTCGGCAACAGGCTCGACGATCAGCCTGCCACCCTATTGCTGCGCGGTGTCCTTCATCTGGACAGTGGGAATGCGAGGCTGGCGGCCGACCAACTCGCATCCCTTGTCCAGTGGCAACCCTTCAACTTTCAAGCGCGGCTGCTTTATGCGCGCGCGCTGTTTCAGGCCGGCGAATTCGGCGAGGCTGATGCGACGGTGACGCCGCTTGCATCGCGTGCGGATGCCGACAGCTACACCCTGCTGCTCGCAGGCCGTGTGCACGAGGCCTTGGGCGATGCCGGTGCGGCGCAGTCTCTGCGCGCGCGGGCATCGCGTCCAGATCTCGGCTCATCGGCGTTGCTGCCGCTTGACCCCGACCTGCCTTCTCTTGCCGTCGCCGCCAATGCGGACATGCGGGTCGCGCCCACCAATATCTCCTATGTGCGCGTGCTTCTGGCGCAGGGCGACGCGAGCGTTGCATTGTCCCGTGCAACGATCCTGCGCGACGCCAACCGGGGTGCGCCGGAAGCCTATGTCGCGGTCGGCGATGCGCAGGCGGAGGCGGGACGCTGGGATCAGGCCGCGCGCAGCTATGCCGCCGCCGCCAATCTGAGTTATTCTGAGGGCATCGCGTTGCGTCTTGCGGCAGCATGGAACCGCGCCGGACAAACCGCACAGGCGGAGGAGGCGCTGGCGCTGTACCTTGAACAGAACCCGGACAGCATTGCGGCCAATCGGCTGGCGGCTACAGCATGGATGCGGGCGGGCGACTGGAAGCGCGCCGCCGCTGCTCTTGAGTCCGTTCGGGCAAAACTGGGCAATAACGATGCTTATTTGCTGACGGATCTTGCATGGGCGTATCTAGGGCTAGGGGACGCGCGGCAGGCAAGCGTCTACGCCGCCCACGCCTACCGAATGTTCCCCTCATCGCCCGTGACGAGCGATGCCTATGGCTGGATGCTGTTCAAGGCCAGGGGCCGCAATCAGGCGAGTTTGGACCTGCTGGAAAAGGCAGTCGCTTTATCGCCGGGAAATACAGTCGTCAGAGGCCATCTCGCCACGATAAACGCCGCGACACGCCGCAAATCTTAA
- a CDS encoding GntR family transcriptional regulator — MADETKPVYLRLREIISASILDGAYGDGDMLPSVRAFAAQQGANPLTVAKAYQSFQDDGLITVKRGVGMFVAEGASRRLRRAERAHFLENVWPPVAAQMRRIGVSLNDLSIEENA; from the coding sequence ATGGCTGATGAAACTAAACCCGTCTATCTGCGCCTTCGAGAGATAATTTCCGCATCGATATTGGACGGTGCATATGGAGACGGGGACATGCTTCCCTCGGTCCGTGCCTTTGCCGCCCAGCAGGGAGCGAACCCCCTAACTGTTGCAAAAGCCTATCAAAGTTTTCAGGATGACGGACTGATTACGGTGAAGCGTGGCGTGGGCATGTTCGTAGCGGAAGGCGCTTCCAGACGGCTGCGCCGCGCGGAGCGGGCGCATTTCCTCGAGAATGTCTGGCCCCCTGTGGCGGCGCAGATGCGACGAATCGGGGTGTCGCTCAACGATCTGTCGATCGAGGAAAATGCTTAA
- a CDS encoding nitroreductase, translating to MFNDTSSPLALLRTRRSGKPRDLVAPGPDAGQLKSILEVAMRTPDHGKLAPWRFVIVRDDQREALSDLLRQAYRVENPSAGRLELDSMEQFAKQAPALVVVLSCPKAGSKIPVWEQELSVGAAIMNLLNATHASGFAGGWLTGWPSYSTAVRDAFGAGNERIAGFVFIGTPSRALEERPRPEYDKIVTEWDR from the coding sequence ATGTTCAACGACACCTCTTCCCCGCTCGCCTTGTTAAGAACGCGCCGGTCCGGCAAGCCGCGCGATCTGGTGGCCCCCGGTCCCGATGCGGGGCAGCTTAAGTCCATCCTCGAAGTGGCCATGCGGACGCCGGACCATGGAAAACTTGCGCCGTGGCGGTTCGTCATCGTGCGCGACGACCAGCGCGAAGCGCTCAGTGATCTGTTGCGGCAGGCCTACCGTGTGGAGAACCCCTCGGCGGGGCGACTGGAACTGGACTCAATGGAGCAGTTCGCGAAGCAAGCCCCAGCCTTGGTCGTGGTGCTGTCTTGCCCGAAGGCGGGGAGCAAGATTCCCGTCTGGGAGCAGGAGCTGTCGGTCGGTGCCGCGATCATGAATTTGCTGAACGCGACCCATGCCAGCGGATTTGCGGGCGGATGGCTGACCGGCTGGCCGAGCTATAGCACGGCCGTGCGTGATGCGTTTGGAGCGGGAAATGAACGCATCGCCGGGTTTGTTTTCATCGGAACACCTAGCCGCGCGCTGGAAGAACGGCCACGGCCAGAATATGATAAAATCGTCACGGAATGGGACAGATAA
- a CDS encoding TIGR03013 family XrtA/PEP-CTERM system glycosyltransferase: MVRLFKHYVPHAVLLLGVLDFLMLLCAAESGWVLRAQQIGMEVDYITTRAAPLLSFALALQVAMIAVGVYGVESLQSLRFAFVRIVVAISLGVIFLSVMHFLLPGITLWRSNSLYAMGFAVLFLIVLRMLLGSMLGGESFKRRLVVLGAGSRADRIRQLEQRKGAGFLVVGYIGMNDGPQQIPEAINRSAIYNLADFVMRLAATEVVLALEERRNSVPMSDLLRIKTTGVHVNDLSTFLERETGRVDLDSVNPSWLIFSDGFSAGRRLSSMAKRLFDVIASAILLILTGPVILLAALAVKLDSKGPAFYRQQRVGLYGQEFWILKLRTMRQDAEVAGQAQWAAQDDPRITRLGYWLRKLRIDELPQTWTVLKGEMSFVGPRPERRQFVEDLEQHLRYYAERHMVKPGITGWAQINYPYGASIEDSRHKLEYDLYYAKNYTPFLDILILIQTLRVILWPEGAR, encoded by the coding sequence ATGGTCCGGTTGTTCAAACATTACGTCCCGCACGCCGTGCTACTGTTGGGCGTCCTCGACTTTCTGATGCTGTTGTGCGCGGCCGAGTCTGGCTGGGTACTCCGCGCGCAGCAGATCGGGATGGAAGTCGATTACATAACTACGCGCGCCGCGCCGCTTTTGAGCTTCGCATTAGCGCTTCAGGTCGCGATGATCGCAGTGGGCGTCTATGGAGTGGAATCGCTCCAGTCGCTCCGCTTCGCTTTTGTGCGCATCGTCGTCGCGATATCGCTCGGCGTCATCTTCCTGTCCGTCATGCACTTTCTCCTGCCCGGTATCACGCTGTGGCGTTCCAACTCGCTTTACGCCATGGGCTTTGCCGTCCTGTTCCTGATCGTGTTGCGGATGCTGCTGGGTTCGATGCTGGGCGGGGAAAGCTTCAAGCGTCGGCTCGTGGTGCTTGGCGCAGGCAGTCGCGCCGATCGCATCCGCCAGTTGGAGCAGCGCAAGGGCGCGGGGTTCCTCGTGGTCGGCTACATCGGCATGAACGACGGTCCGCAACAGATCCCCGAGGCCATCAACCGCAGCGCGATCTACAACCTCGCCGATTTCGTGATGCGGCTCGCAGCGACCGAAGTCGTGCTTGCGCTTGAGGAGCGGCGCAACTCGGTGCCTATGTCGGATCTGTTGCGGATCAAGACGACGGGCGTCCATGTCAACGACCTCTCCACATTTCTGGAGCGCGAAACGGGCCGCGTCGATCTCGACAGCGTCAATCCAAGCTGGCTGATCTTCTCGGACGGATTTTCCGCAGGCCGCCGTTTGTCGTCCATGGCCAAGCGGCTGTTTGACGTCATCGCCAGCGCCATTCTGTTGATCCTGACGGGACCAGTCATTCTGCTCGCCGCGCTCGCGGTGAAGCTCGACAGCAAGGGGCCTGCTTTCTACCGCCAGCAGCGCGTGGGACTCTATGGCCAGGAATTCTGGATATTGAAGCTGCGCACCATGCGGCAGGACGCCGAGGTGGCGGGTCAAGCGCAATGGGCGGCGCAGGACGATCCGCGCATCACGCGTCTTGGTTACTGGCTGCGCAAGCTGCGCATCGATGAACTGCCTCAGACTTGGACGGTGTTGAAGGGTGAAATGAGCTTCGTCGGTCCGCGCCCTGAACGGCGGCAATTCGTCGAGGATCTGGAACAGCATCTGCGTTATTATGCCGAGCGGCACATGGTGAAGCCGGGGATCACAGGCTGGGCGCAGATCAATTATCCCTATGGCGCGTCGATCGAGGATAGCCGGCACAAGCTGGAATATGATCTTTACTACGCCAAAAACTACACCCCGTTCCTCGATATACTCATCCTTATCCAGACGCTGCGGGTGATTTTGTGGCCCGAGGGCGCACGCTAG
- a CDS encoding LysR substrate-binding domain-containing protein, whose translation MANLPPLAAIRVFESAARLENFTAAGQELGMTQAAVSYQIKSLEDRLGVSLFQRVGRRIVLTEKGRMLAPFLTRAFNEMRSGFAALAGEDSSVLTISTTDSFATLWLAPRLGAFQMQHPDLAVRLHTSDKWVDFARDGIDLAIRGGQEGQWPGLDSRKLISIRVAPLCSPTFLAERGPFTHPQDLHDLPRMTPDDIWWHYWFKEMGAPLPGEGTRGGIQLDSQIMESRVALAGQGIAILSSFLWKAELDAGLLVEAFPSDAIYPMSYWTVHPSHNRNVPKVKAFRDWISAEFVAHAA comes from the coding sequence ATGGCTAATCTCCCACCCCTTGCCGCCATCCGCGTGTTCGAATCAGCCGCACGGTTGGAAAATTTCACTGCTGCAGGGCAGGAACTCGGCATGACACAGGCGGCTGTCAGCTATCAGATCAAATCGCTGGAAGACCGCCTCGGTGTGTCGCTCTTTCAGCGCGTCGGACGGCGCATTGTTCTAACGGAGAAGGGGCGGATGCTCGCGCCGTTCCTAACCCGCGCCTTCAACGAAATGCGGTCCGGATTTGCGGCCCTGGCCGGAGAAGACTCGTCCGTACTTACCATAAGCACGACCGATAGTTTCGCGACGCTGTGGCTCGCGCCGCGCCTCGGTGCGTTCCAGATGCAGCACCCCGATCTCGCGGTGCGTCTCCATACGTCCGACAAATGGGTGGACTTTGCGCGGGACGGCATAGATCTTGCGATCCGGGGCGGGCAGGAAGGCCAATGGCCCGGCCTCGACAGCCGCAAGCTCATTTCGATCCGGGTCGCCCCCCTTTGCAGCCCGACCTTCCTTGCCGAGCGGGGGCCATTCACGCATCCGCAAGACCTTCACGATCTGCCGCGCATGACGCCTGACGATATATGGTGGCATTATTGGTTTAAGGAGATGGGCGCACCTCTGCCGGGCGAAGGCACTCGCGGCGGCATCCAGTTGGACTCGCAAATAATGGAAAGCCGCGTCGCTCTTGCAGGGCAGGGGATTGCGATCCTTAGTTCATTTTTATGGAAAGCGGAACTCGATGCGGGGCTGCTCGTGGAGGCTTTCCCGTCGGACGCTATTTATCCGATGTCTTATTGGACCGTGCATCCGTCACACAATCGAAACGTGCCAAAAGTGAAGGCCTTTCGCGACTGGATCAGCGCCGAATTCGTGGCGCACGCCGCCTGA
- a CDS encoding short-chain fatty acyl-CoA regulator family protein, whose product MADKLLAGHAVRRLRRGAGLTQVALAAALDISPSYLNLIERNQRPLSAGLMLRLADRFDFDPRALGADEPGGGMEGMRRRLSDAMFSDLAIDRTEIEEWLAAAPRGAEAFARAFDRVAQNGGDVLSDEAAPIALVRREIERWRNHFADLDTQAEELADELRLSSGDLYGAIAERLRVKHQFAIRILPADVMPDRVRRLDLHARQLQISEMLDGPSRCFQLAYLLGDLEAKKEIGALVAGASFTDRTTDRLFRRHLTGYFAAALMMPYARFLRACESSGYDLLLLQRRFNAGFEQVAHRLTTLQRVGARGLPFFMLRIDRAGQSSKRYAGASASLLVEAEGRCPLWDIHAAFGRPGEIVRQLVVLPDGDRWFTVARTVAAQGAALQGGNAMFTVAVGLKAEFAAPLLAARGLDLVGGEAQPVGPGCSACVRDLCAQRSAPPRGRTLRFDDRERGLSPFTFAAD is encoded by the coding sequence ATGGCAGACAAACTTCTGGCGGGTCATGCAGTTCGGCGATTGCGGCGCGGGGCGGGACTGACGCAAGTCGCGCTTGCGGCGGCGCTCGACATCTCACCCAGTTACCTGAACCTGATCGAACGAAACCAGCGCCCCTTGTCGGCGGGCCTGATGCTGCGCCTCGCCGATCGGTTCGACTTCGATCCTCGCGCGCTTGGGGCCGATGAACCCGGCGGCGGGATGGAGGGTATGCGCCGCCGCCTGAGCGATGCGATGTTCAGCGATCTAGCGATTGATCGAACTGAGATCGAGGAATGGCTCGCCGCTGCCCCACGGGGTGCCGAAGCCTTCGCGCGCGCCTTCGATCGCGTGGCGCAAAACGGTGGCGATGTGTTGAGCGACGAAGCCGCGCCTATCGCGCTGGTCCGGCGCGAGATTGAACGCTGGCGCAACCACTTCGCCGATCTGGACACGCAAGCCGAAGAGCTTGCCGATGAATTACGCCTCAGTTCGGGCGATCTCTACGGTGCCATTGCGGAGCGGCTGCGCGTCAAGCATCAGTTCGCGATCCGCATTCTGCCCGCGGACGTGATGCCTGACCGCGTGCGGCGGCTCGATCTGCACGCGCGCCAGCTCCAGATTTCGGAGATGCTGGATGGGCCGTCACGGTGCTTTCAACTCGCCTATCTGCTTGGCGATCTTGAGGCGAAGAAGGAGATTGGAGCGCTCGTCGCAGGCGCAAGCTTTACCGACCGGACGACCGACAGGCTTTTCCGCAGGCATCTGACCGGCTATTTCGCCGCCGCGCTGATGATGCCCTACGCGCGCTTTTTGCGAGCATGCGAGAGCAGCGGTTATGATCTGCTTCTCTTGCAACGCCGCTTCAATGCAGGGTTCGAGCAGGTAGCACACCGCTTGACCACTTTGCAGCGCGTGGGCGCGCGCGGCCTGCCATTCTTCATGCTGCGCATTGATCGGGCCGGACAGTCCTCAAAGCGGTATGCCGGCGCCAGTGCGTCGCTACTGGTGGAGGCGGAGGGCCGCTGCCCCCTTTGGGACATTCACGCCGCGTTCGGCCGACCCGGTGAGATCGTGCGACAATTGGTCGTGCTGCCCGACGGCGACCGCTGGTTCACCGTCGCCCGCACGGTCGCGGCGCAGGGTGCTGCATTGCAGGGCGGCAATGCGATGTTCACCGTGGCCGTGGGTCTGAAGGCGGAGTTTGCCGCGCCCTTGCTGGCGGCGCGGGGTCTCGATCTGGTGGGCGGAGAGGCGCAGCCAGTAGGGCCGGGTTGTTCGGCGTGCGTCCGGGATTTGTGCGCGCAGCGCAGCGCTCCGCCACGCGGGCGCACCTTGCGTTTTGACGATCGGGAGCGCGGACTGTCGCCTTTTACTTTCGCGGCCGATTAA